The proteins below come from a single Apium graveolens cultivar Ventura unplaced genomic scaffold, ASM990537v1 ctg2904, whole genome shotgun sequence genomic window:
- the LOC141700778 gene encoding uncharacterized protein LOC141700778 — MANQENGSVGSINLSNGESMVDLSGRVHQLPCCIKFTGPSPVAHYFKPKSTGVEVDGLSMNEAYFRGRKLEGTTITLPQGYSGFVIGKKKLGKRKASDKSEEDSGSWETNAKFQNVTFWNHDSLPSQDDAFFRSFHWLAVAKALHQPVTAKDLESASITL; from the exons ATGGCCAATCAAGAAAATGGAAGCGTTGGAAGCATAAATCTGAGCAATGGTGAATCCATGGTGGATCTATCGGGTCGGGTACATCAGCTACCATGTTGTATTAAGTTTACTGGGCCTTCCCCTGTTGCTCACTACTTCAAACCCAAATCCACTG GTGTTGAGGTTGATGGTTTAAGTATGAATGAAGCATATTTTAGAGGAAGGAAGTTGGAGGGCACCACTATAACTCTTCCGCAAGGCTATTCAG GATTTGTCATTGGAAAGAAGAAGTTAGGCAAGAGAAAAGCTTCCGATAAGTCAGAGGAAGATTCAGGTAGCTGGGAGACGAATGCAAAATTTCAAAATGTAACATTCTGGAATCATGACAGTCTTCCGTCACAAGATGATGCTTTCTTCCGTTCCTTTCATTGGCTTGCTGTTGCCAAAGCG CTGCACCAGCCAGTAACTGCCAAAGATTTGGAATCTGCATCAATTACTTTGTAG